In the Pleuronectes platessa chromosome 23, fPlePla1.1, whole genome shotgun sequence genome, AAGGGGAAGCTGTCAGTAAACAGCTCTAGTCTCGGCCACCTGGAGAAGGTGGATCTCCCAGACAAGGCCCTGGTGCGCTTCGGAGAGTATGAAGTCGAGATCATCCGTGAGTCCGGCGAGGCCAAGGGCAGCTTTGAGGTGGAGTTTGAGGTGCTGGCCGTGCCTCCATCCAGGGAGACTTGCATGTGTGCACCTAGTATGACACCTGTCATGGACACAGGCTCATGTGTGACGAATGGTTGCACTGCTGAGCTCACAGCACTTGGCCCCCTGGAGACTGATGAGACTCTGATGTATAATTCATAAGATATTGTAACCTGCTTTTACTTTATTGACTTACATTTGAAAGCAATGCAGATTGCTTTGTTGCAGTGTAGTTGTTACATTAGAAAACGTGCATGCTTGTATGTAATTCCTGTTTATGTGAAACTGTATGACTTTGCACCCTTTAGTCCATGTCTACATATTAACAATTAAGCTGTGACTTTAATAACCACTACTTTTTAAAAGTAAACGCAAAGAAGCCTTTTTTCCTACAATTTCAACTTGAGCACATTACATTGGTTTTTTAAGTAAAATACTTTTGGTGTTTATGTTGTTTATAAATATAAGCTGTGACCTTAATAACTGCTACTTTTGAAAAGTAAATGCAAATAAGCCTTTTTTCCTAAATATTGAACTTGAGCAcagtacatttgttttttaagtaaAATGCTTTTGGTGTTTATGTtgtttcaaaatataaaaaaaatcagccACAGGTTTGGGAAATATCAGGGAAAGTCCCAGTCTCACAGTCACGAGGCATTTGAGGATTTTCCATCAATCCGAAATACATTATACCAAACGGCCTGATGAACTGTTTTTTCAAGATATGCCTGAGATCAAGTAGGTCAATCTTACTCTGAAATCTGCTCTTCTACTTTGAGAAGAAAATTCGAGCACTGCACTTTCCTTTAACGTGTTTCACTGAGTGGAAGAAgtttaaatatttgttcatGTACTACAATATAAAATGAGTAAAATAACCTAAATTTCGGATTAATGTATTGTCTCTCTTGCATTATTATTTGAGGAGACTTCTACTAAACTGGGGTTTTCAGGATATATTTTCATAgatcttgacctctgacctgaagATCCAAAACTTAATCATCTCCGTAGGAATATCCCTAACCTGTCCCACCCACACACCATTCAAATCTCCTTACCCCAACATAAACCTAATTTCAACCCCCAAAACAATTCTTAACCCCCAAGCCTTTGCATtacatttaaagaaaagattCTGACTCAATAAGGTCTATGCTCAAAATAGGCCATACAAAGATATaaatgcaggcacacacacacacacgggtgaaaACCTGTTTTTGCTGCTAAGCCAGCACGCAGGGACATAAACAGAACTTCTGTCAGTGTCTCTAATTGATGAATTTGTAACATGACAAATTTACAATTAACAAAACTGAAtcccaaacaaaataaaactggtaATAGACGTGGAGTCCcacactttttatttcattgtggtTTATTTGCGTATGAATAGGAGTTGTTGGCTGTGGTTACATGTTGCCCTCTGTTATGGAGTCCTGCTCAAGTCGA is a window encoding:
- the tifa gene encoding TRAF-interacting protein with FHA domain-containing protein A, with translation MNVSQTMETEEDLLTCLHIKFYHPQQSCRGLYGALPLGKRSRHSADDPLRLGRDAQACTYTLLDPRVSRKQLGLYAYRTPQSPDMLFTIQNLSQKGKLSVNSSSLGHLEKVDLPDKALVRFGEYEVEIIRESGEAKGSFEVEFEVLAVPPSRETCMCAPSMTPVMDTGSCVTNGCTAELTALGPLETDETLMYNS